A genomic window from Onychostoma macrolepis isolate SWU-2019 chromosome 22, ASM1243209v1, whole genome shotgun sequence includes:
- the LOC131531421 gene encoding uncharacterized protein LOC131531421 isoform X1 — MKKMFLKLFMFCLWRLVGVFGQSEVMSVREGDSVTLNSGLTEMKDDVIQWRFGNEDTLIAEINKQTDSMTVYEDVLDGRFRDRLKLDDQNGSLTITNMRIGQAGRYKLQTESVRMPFTLIVFEDISVMEGDSVTLNSGLTEMEEGDQIQWWFGYRPKGTMIAEINKQADGITVYGGFRYNLDKQTGSLTITNARHEHAGLYKLQLNSVIKSFSLTVYENTDPGLYTTPFLQKKRSSSSASSCHQQKLHTMFSIIIIILFIVVFSGECGSCDSLLVQRKQFIVQHQCV; from the exons ATGAAGAAAatgtttctcaaattatttATGTTCTGTTTGTGGCGTCTGGTTG GAGTGTTTGGTCAAAGTGAAGTGATGTCAGTGagggagggagattcagtcactctgAACTCTGGTCTTACCGAAATGAAGGATGATGTGATTCAGTGGAGGTTTGGAAATGAAGACACTTTAATCGCTGAAATCAATAAACAGACCGACAGCATGACTGTATATGAAGATGTTcttgatgggagattcagagacagactgaagctggacgaTCAAaatggatctctgaccatcacaaacatgaGAATTGGACAGGCTGGACGTTATAAACTCCAGACCGAGAGTGTGAGAATGCCTTTTACTCTCATTGTCTTTG AAGACatatcagtgatggagggagattcagtcactctaaaCTCTGGTCTTACTGAAATGGAGGAGGGTGATCAGATTCAGTGGTGGTTTGGATATAGGCCTAAAGGCACTATGATAGCTGAAATCAATAAACAGGCAGACGGCATCACTGTATATGGGGGATTCAGATACAATCTGGACAaacagactggatctctgaccatcacaaacgcCAGACATGAACATGCTGGACTTTATAAACTACAGCTCAACAGTGTTATCAAGAGTTTCAGTCTCACTGTCTACG AAAACACTGATCCAGGCCTCTACACGACTCCGTTTCTCCAGAAGAAAAGATCAAG CTCATCTGCCAGTTCCTGTCATCAGCAGAAACTGCATACAATGTTctctatcatcatcatcatattgttcattgttgtgttcagtggtgaatgtgggtcatgtgattctctcctggtacaaaggaaacagtttattgtccagcatcagtgtgtctga
- the LOC131531421 gene encoding uncharacterized protein LOC131531421 isoform X2, producing the protein MSVREGDSVTLNSGLTEMKDDVIQWRFGNEDTLIAEINKQTDSMTVYEDVLDGRFRDRLKLDDQNGSLTITNMRIGQAGRYKLQTESVRMPFTLIVFEDISVMEGDSVTLNSGLTEMEEGDQIQWWFGYRPKGTMIAEINKQADGITVYGGFRYNLDKQTGSLTITNARHEHAGLYKLQLNSVIKSFSLTVYENTDPGLYTTPFLQKKRSSSSASSCHQQKLHTMFSIIIIILFIVVFSGECGSCDSLLVQRKQFIVQHQCV; encoded by the exons ATGTCAGTGagggagggagattcagtcactctgAACTCTGGTCTTACCGAAATGAAGGATGATGTGATTCAGTGGAGGTTTGGAAATGAAGACACTTTAATCGCTGAAATCAATAAACAGACCGACAGCATGACTGTATATGAAGATGTTcttgatgggagattcagagacagactgaagctggacgaTCAAaatggatctctgaccatcacaaacatgaGAATTGGACAGGCTGGACGTTATAAACTCCAGACCGAGAGTGTGAGAATGCCTTTTACTCTCATTGTCTTTG AAGACatatcagtgatggagggagattcagtcactctaaaCTCTGGTCTTACTGAAATGGAGGAGGGTGATCAGATTCAGTGGTGGTTTGGATATAGGCCTAAAGGCACTATGATAGCTGAAATCAATAAACAGGCAGACGGCATCACTGTATATGGGGGATTCAGATACAATCTGGACAaacagactggatctctgaccatcacaaacgcCAGACATGAACATGCTGGACTTTATAAACTACAGCTCAACAGTGTTATCAAGAGTTTCAGTCTCACTGTCTACG AAAACACTGATCCAGGCCTCTACACGACTCCGTTTCTCCAGAAGAAAAGATCAAG CTCATCTGCCAGTTCCTGTCATCAGCAGAAACTGCATACAATGTTctctatcatcatcatcatattgttcattgttgtgttcagtggtgaatgtgggtcatgtgattctctcctggtacaaaggaaacagtttattgtccagcatcagtgtgtctga